One region of Bacillus zhangzhouensis genomic DNA includes:
- a CDS encoding YlbF family regulator: protein MSVNLYDVAYDLEKALRHSEEYSTLRNLYDEVNADESSKRMFENFRDIQVNLQQKQMNGQEITQEEVEQAQKTVALVQQHDKISQLMEAEQRVSVLIGELNKIIMKPLEELYGNPEEN from the coding sequence ATGTCTGTAAATCTTTATGATGTTGCATATGACCTTGAAAAAGCATTGCGTCATAGCGAAGAATATTCAACTTTAAGAAATCTTTATGATGAGGTAAACGCGGATGAGTCCTCTAAAAGAATGTTTGAGAACTTCCGTGACATTCAAGTAAACCTTCAACAAAAACAAATGAATGGTCAAGAGATCACACAAGAAGAAGTGGAGCAAGCTCAAAAAACAGTTGCACTTGTTCAGCAGCACGATAAAATCTCTCAGTTGATGGAAGCAGAACAACGTGTGAGTGTTCTTATCGGTGAATTAAATAAAATTATCATGAAGCCACTTGAAGAGCTTTATGGGAATCCAGAAGAAAACTAA
- a CDS encoding Cof-type HAD-IIB family hydrolase encodes MSKKILALNIDGTLLRSNGKIHSATKEAVEYVKKKGVYVTIVTNRHFRSAQKIAKALKIPTSTLVTHSGAFIADKLDKPLHVKKLTEEKTFNLVQILESFDCNVRLLHEKFSIGNRKKTQSQLMGKAFIHPSDPIFYPVQFVESLSDMLMDEPVSTPVIEVYSTADLQPEIHRTIQQAFPSVDLIRISDEKMNIVCKGVSKEAGLSLLTSALGFTLEDTVVIGHGTDDIPMLELAGLGVAMGNAPNDVKRKADWVTRSHDEQGVAYMIKEYFRMQQREGFLHQFDIKR; translated from the coding sequence GTGTCAAAAAAAATACTTGCACTCAATATAGATGGGACGTTACTTCGTTCCAATGGGAAAATTCATTCCGCTACAAAAGAAGCTGTGGAATATGTAAAGAAAAAAGGGGTTTACGTGACGATTGTCACCAACCGGCATTTTCGTTCCGCTCAAAAAATAGCCAAGGCGTTGAAGATTCCAACTTCAACCCTTGTGACGCATAGTGGTGCATTTATCGCCGATAAACTCGATAAGCCGCTTCATGTGAAGAAATTAACGGAAGAAAAAACATTTAATCTTGTGCAAATCCTTGAAAGCTTCGATTGTAATGTCCGCTTGCTGCATGAAAAATTCTCGATCGGCAACCGGAAAAAAACGCAGTCTCAGCTGATGGGGAAGGCGTTCATTCATCCGTCTGATCCAATTTTCTATCCCGTACAATTTGTTGAATCGTTAAGTGATATGCTGATGGATGAACCGGTCAGTACACCAGTAATTGAAGTATATTCGACCGCGGATCTTCAGCCTGAGATTCACAGGACCATTCAACAAGCATTCCCATCTGTTGACCTTATTAGGATCAGTGATGAGAAAATGAATATTGTATGCAAAGGGGTTTCGAAAGAAGCGGGACTTTCTCTTTTAACCTCTGCACTCGGTTTTACTTTAGAAGATACGGTCGTCATTGGACATGGAACAGATGACATTCCAATGCTTGAATTGGCTGGTTTAGGTGTTGCTATGGGAAATGCCCCCAATGATGTCAAGCGTAAAGCCGATTGGGTGACGCGTTCGCATGATGAACAGGGTGTCGCTTATATGATCAAAGAATACTTTAGAATGCAGCAAAGAGAAGGGTTTTTACATCAATTCGATATTAAGAGATAA
- a CDS encoding coproporphyrinogen III oxidase — protein sequence MRILIKGLSDERFHRPLVNIANLFEEDSEVMFDASDLDDELVMVFSWKEENGIVEACGHIDGSDITSRFSRDVPERLNDKERWKQIKNTVLSVYLHLLQEHTGMTQKWGILTGIRPTKLLHKMLREGMSKEDAHEALKRDYLIHDEKINLMQEIVDRQLQAIPDLYDLQQEVSIYIGIPFCPTKCAYCTFPAYAIKGQAGRVGTFLFGLHYEMQKMGAWLKEHGIKVTTVYFGGGTPTSITAEEMDLLYEEMYRSFPDVKHIREVTVEAGRPDTITPDKLEVLNRYNIDRISINPQSYENETLKAIGRHHSVEETIEKYHLSRQYGMNNINMDLIIGLPGEGLKEFQHSLQQTEELKPESLTVHTLSFKRASEMTRNKEKYQVADREEITRMMDEAVTWTKAHHYHPYYLYRQKNILGNLENVGYSLDGQESLYNIIIMEEVQTIIGIGCGAASKFIDPRSGKITQYANPKDPKTYNDRYEHYTEEKIKFLESLFVSHV from the coding sequence ATGCGAATTTTAATTAAAGGGCTGTCAGATGAACGATTTCATCGACCGCTTGTCAATATAGCCAATTTATTTGAAGAAGATAGTGAAGTCATGTTTGATGCAAGTGATTTGGATGATGAGTTGGTCATGGTATTTAGCTGGAAGGAAGAAAATGGCATAGTGGAAGCATGTGGCCATATCGATGGATCAGACATCACCAGTCGTTTTTCGCGTGATGTCCCAGAGAGATTGAACGATAAGGAGCGCTGGAAGCAAATCAAAAACACCGTGCTGTCTGTTTATTTACACTTGCTTCAGGAGCACACAGGAATGACACAAAAGTGGGGGATCCTCACAGGAATACGTCCTACGAAATTGCTTCATAAGATGCTGAGAGAAGGCATGTCAAAGGAAGATGCGCATGAGGCATTAAAGCGTGATTATTTGATTCATGATGAAAAAATCAATTTGATGCAGGAGATTGTCGACCGTCAGCTTCAAGCCATTCCAGATCTGTATGATCTTCAGCAGGAAGTGAGTATTTATATTGGCATTCCTTTCTGCCCCACAAAATGTGCTTATTGCACGTTCCCTGCTTACGCGATTAAAGGACAAGCTGGTAGAGTGGGAACGTTTTTGTTTGGTCTGCATTATGAGATGCAAAAAATGGGCGCATGGCTAAAAGAGCACGGGATCAAAGTGACGACCGTTTACTTTGGCGGAGGCACACCAACGAGCATCACAGCGGAAGAGATGGATTTGCTGTATGAAGAAATGTACCGCTCGTTCCCTGATGTGAAGCATATACGGGAGGTGACTGTCGAAGCAGGGCGTCCTGATACGATTACACCTGATAAGCTAGAGGTGCTAAACCGCTACAATATTGACCGGATTAGCATCAATCCGCAATCGTATGAGAATGAAACACTAAAGGCTATTGGCCGGCATCATAGTGTGGAAGAAACGATTGAAAAGTATCATTTATCAAGACAGTACGGCATGAATAATATCAATATGGATTTAATTATTGGATTGCCGGGAGAAGGACTCAAAGAATTCCAGCACTCTTTGCAGCAGACGGAGGAACTCAAGCCTGAATCTTTAACTGTGCATACACTTTCCTTTAAAAGAGCATCTGAAATGACGCGCAATAAGGAAAAATATCAAGTAGCAGACCGAGAAGAAATCACACGTATGATGGATGAAGCGGTCACTTGGACAAAAGCACATCATTATCACCCGTATTATTTATATAGACAAAAAAATATTTTGGGAAATCTCGAAAATGTCGGGTATTCATTAGATGGACAGGAAAGCTTGTATAATATCATTATCATGGAAGAAGTACAGACAATCATTGGCATTGGGTGCGGTGCAGCAAGTAAATTCATTGATCCGCGGTCAGGGAAAATTACGCAGTATGCCAATCCAAAAGATCCAAAAACGTATAATGACCGCTATGAACACTATACAGAAGAGAAAATTAAATTCCTTGAATCATTATTTGTTTCTCATGTTTAA
- a CDS encoding cation:proton antiporter: MDHLVFEVGTALILIAIASLIANKIKFSIIPFLIVLGMIVGPHAPTIGIIDLKFIESTEIISFFGRMGVLFLLFYLGLEFSVGKLIKSGKSIAVGGSIYILINFSLGLLYGFITGLGFLEILIMAGVITISSSAIVAKVLVDLKRTANPETELILGIIMFEDIFLAVYLSVVSGLVLGDATTVGGALLSILIAFGYMMLFFIIARKLPKRLNKLFDIRSNEVFIIVIFAALFFVAGFSETIHVAEAIGALLLGLVFSETEHSDRIEHLVVPFRDFFGALFFFSFGLSIDPFTLGDAFWLAIGAVILTLIGNFTAGMFAGRRAGFSHKASSNIGLTIVSRGEFSIIVAELGIAGGLAATLKPFAALYVLILAILGPLVTKESKKIYQILNNIFKWKPEKPKVKKETTI; encoded by the coding sequence ATGGATCATTTAGTCTTTGAAGTTGGGACGGCGCTTATTCTTATCGCCATCGCCAGCTTAATCGCCAATAAAATTAAATTTTCTATCATCCCTTTTCTCATTGTCCTCGGAATGATTGTTGGTCCGCATGCTCCAACCATCGGGATCATTGATTTGAAATTTATCGAAAGTACGGAGATTATTTCGTTTTTTGGCAGAATGGGCGTCCTGTTCCTTCTTTTCTATCTTGGACTTGAGTTCTCTGTCGGAAAGCTCATTAAATCGGGCAAATCCATAGCAGTCGGCGGATCTATTTATATTTTGATCAACTTCAGCTTAGGACTGCTCTACGGTTTTATCACAGGGCTTGGCTTCCTTGAGATTCTCATTATGGCAGGGGTTATCACCATTTCATCCAGCGCCATTGTGGCCAAAGTCCTTGTCGATTTGAAACGGACGGCAAATCCTGAAACAGAGTTAATTCTAGGAATTATTATGTTTGAGGATATTTTCCTCGCCGTTTATTTATCCGTCGTATCAGGTCTTGTCCTTGGAGATGCCACTACTGTTGGCGGTGCCTTATTATCTATTTTAATCGCTTTTGGTTATATGATGCTTTTCTTTATCATTGCACGGAAGCTGCCAAAACGATTAAACAAGTTGTTTGATATCCGTTCGAACGAAGTGTTCATCATTGTGATTTTTGCGGCATTGTTCTTTGTCGCTGGTTTCTCAGAAACGATTCATGTAGCAGAGGCTATTGGGGCTCTCTTACTTGGTCTTGTTTTCTCAGAAACAGAGCACTCTGACCGCATCGAGCATCTCGTGGTTCCTTTTAGAGATTTCTTTGGAGCGTTGTTCTTTTTCAGCTTTGGGCTCAGTATCGATCCATTTACACTGGGTGATGCCTTCTGGCTTGCGATCGGCGCTGTGATTCTTACCTTAATTGGGAACTTCACTGCCGGAATGTTCGCTGGACGGAGAGCTGGATTTTCTCATAAAGCCTCTTCTAATATTGGATTAACCATCGTATCAAGAGGGGAGTTTTCAATCATTGTAGCCGAGCTTGGCATTGCGGGCGGACTTGCCGCTACATTGAAGCCGTTTGCTGCATTGTATGTCTTAATCCTTGCGATTTTAGGACCGCTCGTAACGAAAGAATCGAAAAAAATTTATCAAATATTAAACAACATCTTCAAATGGAAACCTGAAAAACCAAAAGTAAAAAAAGAAACGACGATCTAA